A region from the bacterium genome encodes:
- a CDS encoding tetratricopeptide repeat protein, whose translation MFNFIKNFKRQNEATKLFNQAVDLASKKRFAEALPLLIRAIEIDPDFYDAQYNLGVVHHAVKNAGAAIDALKRAVALRPKNARAYYNLGLIYREQKDYTASIFYFKQALQFRPRDAKIHNSLGVTFRDVNDLHAAMEEFQQAVACDARTASAHFNMGLTYQDLKNNAKAISCYERVLEIDPDHTEAYVSLGYIYFNTGDVKAEMAVWEKLLEKFPTDAAVKAQLDRARSKLKKT comes from the coding sequence ATGTTTAATTTCATTAAAAATTTCAAACGACAAAACGAAGCGACTAAGCTTTTTAATCAGGCCGTTGACCTGGCTTCCAAAAAACGCTTTGCTGAAGCGCTTCCGTTGCTGATCCGTGCAATCGAAATCGATCCCGATTTTTACGATGCTCAATACAATCTTGGCGTCGTGCATCACGCAGTGAAAAATGCAGGTGCGGCCATTGACGCGCTTAAGAGAGCTGTGGCATTGCGGCCAAAAAACGCGCGGGCTTATTATAATTTAGGCTTGATCTACCGTGAGCAAAAAGATTATACGGCGTCGATTTTCTATTTTAAGCAGGCGTTGCAATTCCGTCCGCGCGACGCCAAAATTCACAACAGTCTCGGTGTCACTTTCCGCGACGTCAACGATTTACATGCCGCGATGGAAGAATTCCAACAAGCGGTCGCTTGTGACGCGCGCACTGCATCCGCTCACTTCAACATGGGTTTGACCTATCAAGATCTGAAAAACAATGCGAAAGCCATTTCATGTTATGAGCGCGTTCTGGAAATCGATCCGGATCACACAGAAGCGTATGTTTCACTCGGATATATTTATTTCAATACCGGCGACGTCAAAGCTGAAATGGCCGTCTGGGAAAAATTACTCGAAAAATTTCCAACCGACGCTGCCGTCAAGGCACAATTAGACCGCGCCCGAAGTAAACTGAAAAAAACCTAA
- a CDS encoding M48 family metallopeptidase — MNLYALIILLTLVIDYIVDIITDYLNIRSLKDELPKEFDGVYDADKYKQSQQYTRVNTRFGLITSTFGLVVTLLFWFLGGFNVLDRIVRSWELNDLLNGLIYIGILIALKTIIGLPFSIYGTFVIEEKFGFNKTTAKTFITDILKGLMLGILLGGPLLAGVLWFFDSAGSWAWLYCWIGVTLFTLILQFIAPTWIMPLFNKFTPLQNAELRDAILQYAQSVKYPLSGIFVMDGSKRSSKSNAFFTGFGKNKRIALFDTLIEKHTTDELVAVVAHEIGHYKKKHIVQGMIIGFIQTGIVFYLLSVFLTHQGLFDAFFMEKPSIYAGLIFFGMLYAPIDMILSILMNIFSRKNEFEADAYAATTFGKPQALIDALKKLSVSNLSNLTPHRLNVFLNYSHPPVLERIEALKKI; from the coding sequence ATGAATCTATATGCTCTTATCATTCTACTGACACTCGTTATCGATTATATCGTCGACATCATTACCGACTATCTGAATATCCGTTCACTTAAGGATGAATTACCCAAAGAATTTGATGGAGTTTACGACGCCGATAAATACAAACAATCTCAACAATACACACGCGTTAACACACGTTTTGGTTTGATCACATCGACATTCGGCCTTGTAGTAACTTTGTTGTTTTGGTTTTTGGGCGGATTTAACGTTCTCGACCGTATCGTACGTTCATGGGAATTAAATGATCTCCTGAACGGATTGATTTACATTGGAATATTGATTGCTCTTAAAACCATTATCGGTTTGCCATTCAGTATTTACGGTACTTTTGTTATCGAAGAAAAATTCGGATTCAACAAAACGACGGCCAAAACTTTTATTACCGATATTTTGAAAGGCCTCATGTTAGGCATCCTTCTCGGCGGACCGCTTTTGGCTGGAGTTTTATGGTTTTTTGATTCAGCAGGCAGTTGGGCGTGGTTATACTGCTGGATCGGCGTGACATTATTTACATTGATCCTTCAATTTATTGCACCGACATGGATCATGCCACTGTTTAATAAGTTCACGCCGCTTCAGAATGCGGAACTTCGGGATGCCATTTTACAATACGCTCAATCGGTAAAATATCCGTTGAGTGGAATTTTCGTGATGGACGGCTCTAAACGTTCTTCCAAATCCAATGCTTTTTTCACCGGTTTCGGCAAAAACAAACGCATCGCCTTATTTGACACGCTTATCGAAAAACATACAACCGACGAGTTGGTAGCCGTTGTGGCCCATGAAATCGGGCATTACAAGAAAAAACATATTGTTCAGGGAATGATCATTGGTTTCATTCAAACCGGGATCGTTTTTTATCTGCTTTCAGTCTTTCTAACTCATCAAGGATTATTTGATGCGTTTTTTATGGAAAAGCCTTCGATTTACGCAGGTCTCATTTTCTTTGGAATGTTGTACGCCCCTATCGACATGATCTTGTCGATTCTGATGAATATATTTTCGCGTAAAAATGAGTTTGAAGCCGATGCGTATGCTGCTACAACATTTGGAAAACCCCAGGCGTTGATCGATGCGCTGAAAAAATTATCCGTGAGTAATTTATCCAATCTCACACCGCACCGACTTAACGTGTTTTTAAATTATTCTCATCCGCCTGTTTTAGAGCGTATAGAAGCTTTGAAAAAAATTTAG